One Variibacter gotjawalensis genomic window, CGCGCTTTTTCCAACACGCTTTCGGTGCCGTCGGCCTGAAGCATGAGGTCGCGCGCCTTCTGCCGGCATTCCTCGGCCGTCATTTTGCCGGCAGGCGTCGGGAAGCGCACGACGTTACCTTTGTCGTTATCGTCTGAAATCATTTCGAAACTCGCCCGTCGTCACCCCAACTGTGTCTCTACGCTTCCAACGCGAAACAGTTTCGCGCGCATAGCGTCCCCGTGATGGGAACAGACTTGCTTGACAAGCGTCATACTCATCACAGCGGAGTATTATTGATGCAGCCCTCTCGGGATGGTGACGACCGCGACAACACAATCCAAGAGTATGTGCGAGAGGCGGAACGCTGCGAGCTTTACGCAAGCCGTGCCGATCCTGGAGATCGCCAAGTGTGGCTCGACCTCGCAGATCGATGGCGCGCGTTAGCGGCAACATTCCGTAAATAGGTACGGAGCTAAGCCTCGGCTGGCCGATGAGTTCCAAACATGAGGAACTTTTCATGTAACCAACAAGTTAGGCGGGTGTCCAAACGCCGGACACCGCGATACCATCGTTCTCCGGCATAAGGAAATAACAAAAAGGCATCGAGGTCCGTCTGCGTGTCCACGACCACAACTGAACAAAACGCCGCCGCGCGAGACGCCGAAGCCAGATACCGTTTCCTCTTCGATGCAATCGACGAGGGATTCTGCGTCATCGAGTTTTTCGATGGACCGCACGGACCGCTGAGCGATTACCGACACATCGAAGCCAACGCGGCATACGCTCGGCATGCCGGCATCCCGAATGTCGTCGGCCAGAATGTGCGCGAGATGGTGCCGGGCGAAGCCGATGGATGGGTCGAACTTTACGGCGGTGTTCTGCGCACCGGCGAGCCAATCCGCTTTCAGCGCGAACTTGTCGCAACAGGGCGCCATCTCGAATTATCGGCGCTGCGCATCGAGCCGCCGAGCCTCAAACAAGTCGCTGTCCTCTTCCAAGACATCACGGCGCGCAAATCGGCAGAACTTGCGCTCGAGAAACTGAACGCAACGCTCGAGGACGAAGTCGAGAAACGTTCGCGCGATTTGCTGAGCGCCGAAGAAGCGTTGCGCCAGGCGCAGAAGATGGAAGCTGTCGGCCAGCTGACCGGTGGCCTCGCGCATGACTTCAACAATCTGCTCGCGGGCATTTCCGGCAATCTCGAATTGCTGCTGAAGCGGGTCTCGCAGGGCCGGGTTCACGAAATCGAACGCTACGCGATCGCAGCGCAAGGCGCGGTGCGCCGCGCCACAGCGCTCACGCATCGCTTGCTCGCCTTCTCGCGACGGCAGACGCTCGATCCGAAGCTCACGGACATCAATCGGCTTGTCTCCGGCATGGGCGATTTGGTCCGCCGCACGATGGGACCGGGAATCGAGATCGAAGTTGTCACAGCAGCGGGTCTGTGGACGACGCTGGTCGATGCCAATCAACTCGAGAATGCGCTGCTCAATCTCTGCATCAACGCGCGCGACGCGATGCCGGACGGCGGCAAGCTCACAATCGAGACTGCAAATCGCTGGCTCGACGAGCGTGCGGCGCGCGAGCGCGATCTCCCGCCCGGGCAATACATATCGTTGTGTGTTTCCGATAACGGCACCGGCATGACGCAAGAGACTGCATCGCGCGCGTTCGAACCGTTCTTCACGACGAAGCCGACCGGCCAAGGCACAGGCCTCGGCCTCAGCATGATATACGGTTTCGTGCGGCAAACAGGCGGCACCGTGCGCATCTATTCGGAAGACGGACAGGGCACGATGGTGTGTCTCTATCTGCCGCGCAAGCACGGCGATCCTGTTACTGCGGACGAGATGATGCCGGCGGTAATCGAGCGATCATCGTCGAATGCGGAACACACCGTGCTCGTTGTCGATGACGAACCCACCGTGCGCATGATGATCGTCGAGGTGTTGGAAGAACTCGGCTTTGCGGCGATCGAGGCGGCGGATGGCCCTGCGGGTCTGAAGATCTTGCAGTCAGACACGCGGATCGATCTGCTGATCACAGACGTCGGGCTGCCCGGCGGCATCAACGGCCGTCAGATGGCGGATGCCGCGCGCGTCTCGCGGCCTGATCTCACGGTGCTGTTCATTACCGGCTATGCCGAAAATGCGGTCGTCGGTCACGGTCATCTCGAACCCGGGATGCACGTGATGACGAAACCCTTCCCGCTCGATTTTCTCGGCGCCCGCGTTCAGCAGCTGATCAAAGCGGCTAATGAGGCGGCTCAAAGCTGAGTTCGATTTTGGCTTGCTCGGTTGAGCTGGTTTGCTGCGCTACTTGTCGTTCGCCGAATTCAAATCTTCGACGTCGATGCCTTCTTCCGCCGGCTTCTTCCTGTCGCGCTCGAGTTTGCCGGCATCCTGATTGAGCAACTCCGCTTCACGCCGCAGCTTGTGAGCGAGCTCGTCGTCCGGCGCTTGCTCGGCCATGTCGGTCGCTTTGTTTGCAAGTTTGCGCTTCACGGAAACGGAGCCATCGGCGGTCATGGGTATGAGCCTTCTCGTTTCAAAACCTAAGCCCGATCCTACCGGGGTGGTTCCAACGAACAGTCGTCGCATGCGACAGACGAAGGCTTCAAACGCGTGTTACGGTATGTCAGTATGAATGCGAACCCGCCTAGATAGGAGCTCATCATGCGCCGCTTTGCCTTGCTTGCCACGACCGCCGCTGCACTTCTCATTTCAGCGGCCGGCGCGCAGGCGCAACAGCCGGTCCAGGCCGGCGTGCTCGAATGCCGTGGCGGCGCCAGCATCGGCTTCATCATCGGCTCGGTAACGAACCTCGCATGCGTGATGCGCTCGCCCGGTCTGCCCGACGATTTCTACGTTGCGACGGTGAATAAGGTCGGCCTCGATATCGGCATCACGGAGCAGACGGCGCTCGCCTGGGCCGTCTTCGCGCCGGTGAATCAGCTGCGTCCGGGCGATTTGTCCGGCCAGTATGCCGGCATCCAAGGCAGCGCGTCGTGGGGAGCAGGGCTTGGCGCCAACGTGCTGGTCGGCGGCTCGAACAACACGGTCGCGCTGCAGCCCGCGAGCATCCAGGGCCAGGTCGGCCTCTCGATTGCGGCCGGCCTCGAAACGCTCACGCTGCGCCCTGGCCGCTAGCCTCTGGAAAAGTCTGGAAGTTTGGTAGCGGAGGAGGGATTTGAACCCCCGACCCCAGGATTATGATTCCCGTGCTCTAACCAACTGAGCTACCCCGCCAACCGGCGCGGCGGCCCATTGGGCCGCGGCGACCCGCGATATAAGCGGGAACGGCCGCCAAGGCAACGCTTTATCGAGGCTCAAATCGCCGTCTTGAACGCGTCCGTCACCTTCGGGCCGACCGAGAAGCGGATCAGCGCGAAAAGCCCGAGCGGCGGCATCGTCCGGCGTTCCACCAGCGTGATATGCGGCCGGTTTTCGTACCAGGACGAGATGCGTTCCCACGGAAATTCAGGCCGCCAGCCGAGATGCTGGGTCTGCCGGCCGAGCCAGCGCTCGAAGCTGGCGCGCGGACCGCTATCCGCCGAGATGTGGTTGAGGAGCACGATCTCGCCGCCCGGCTTCACGACGCGCGCGAGCTCGTCGAGCGCGCCCATCGGGTCCGGCACCGTCGTGATGACGTACGGCGCGATCACGGCGTCGAAGCTCGCATCCGCTACCGCGAGGCGCTGCGCATCCATCACGCAGAGCCCGGTCACTTGTTTGAGCTGCTTGCTCGCGACGCGCTCCTGCGCTTTGCGCAGCATCGGCTCGGAGAGGTCGACGCCGACAATCTCGTGGTTCGGGCCGAAATAGGGGAGTTCGAGGCCGGTGCCGACGCCGACATCGAGGATGCGGCGTCCGGCTTTCGCCGCGGCCGCGACGGCGGCGCGGCGGCCCGTATCCATGATGCGGTTGAAGACGATGTCGTAGACGGGAGCCCACCGCGCATACGCGCGTTCGACAGCCTTGTGGTCGAGATCAGCCCCCAATGTTCCCCCCGCCTTGTTGTTGCCGCAGCATTTTCAAGTGAAGTGGACACCGGTTCACGTCAAGAAAATGCGACCACTTAAGAAACTTAGAGCCCCGCTTTGATTCTATCAAAGCGGAATTGGCTCTAAGGGACGGAAAGCGCGGCGGCGCTCGTCCGTTCCCTGACCTGTGCGGCCGACGTCTGCGCGATAAAACCACCGCCGAGTACACGCGCGCGTCCGTCGGCGCTATCGTAGAACACGCAGGCCTGGCCTGGCGAGACACCGTCTTCGCCGTCGGCGAGTTCGACCTCGATCACATTGCCGGACTGCATCAGCCACGCCGGTGCGGGCGGCCGCGTCGAGCGGACGCGCACATGCACATCGAGCGGGCCATTGGCGAGCGCATTGTCGAGCGTGCCGTTGCCGATCCAGTTGACGTCGCGCAGGCGCATGCGACGCGTGCGGAGTGCCGCGCGCGGGCCGACGATGACACGGCGCGCATCGGCGTCGAGCTTGACGACATAGAGCGGCTCGGCGCTCGCGATGCCGAGACCGCGCCGCTGGCCGATGGTGAAATGGATGATGCCGCGATGCTGGCCGAGCACGCGGCCTTCGAGATCGACGATCTCGCCGGGAGCGGCCGCATTCGGCTTCAATCGCTCGATCACGTCCGTGTAGCGGCCGCTCGGCACGAAGCAGATGTCTTGGCTGTCCGGCTTGTCCGCGACATCGAGGCCATGCTCGCGCGCGATCGCACGCGTCTCGGCCTTCGTCATGCCCCCGAGCGGGAAGCGCGTGTAACCCAGTTGCTCCGGCGTCGTCGCGAACAGGAAGTAGCTCTGATCTCGGTCGCTCTCGAGCGCGCGATAAAGCGCGAAGCTTCCGTCGTCCTGGCGGCGGCTCTCGACATAATGGCCGGTCGCCAGCGCATCGGCGCCGAGATCTTGCGCGGTCTTGAGGAGGTCGTGGAACTTCACCGACTGATTGCAGGCAACGCACGGCACCGGCGTCTCGCCCGCGACGTAAGCGTCCGCGAAGCGATCGATCACGCTTTCCTTGAAGCGCTGCTCGTAGTCGAGAACGTAATGCGGAATGCCGATGCGCGCCGCGACGTTGCGCGCGTCATGCACATCTTGGCCGGCGCAGCACGCACCCTTGCGGTGAACGGCTTCGCCATGATCGTACAGCTGCAACGTGACGCCGACGACATCGTAGCGCGCGGCCTTCAGCAAAGCGGCAACGACCGACGAGTCGACACCGCCCGACATGGCGACGACGACCCGCGTATCTTCCGGGCGACCCTTGAGTGCGAGACTGTTCAGCATTCTCAACCTAGGCCCCTGGGGGCCGTCATTTCGTGACGCAAGATATCTGCAGCGCCGCTTTACTACAGGAGCGCCATCGCCGCATCAAATGGGCATTAACGATGCGCCGCGCCAGCGTAGCAGTTTGGAATCGTTCGCGCTTTCAACGCACGGGTAGAGTAGGAATCAGGCTGATCCGCCGTCGCAGGGTAAAAAGAGCGTTAACGCGCTGCCAATCTTGGCAAATTGCGGCAAGGTCGCGGCGAAAATCATCAAACTGATGCATTTACGCACACCGCTTAGGTAAATTTTAAACCGCGATCCGTATCTTGGCCTCAGGTTTCGTGTGTAACCGTGAGTACCAAGCAATGAACGAGGCCATGCGCCCGAGAGTTAAGTACGTCATCGGGCCGGACGGAAGTCCATTGACGATCGCTGATTTGCCTGCGCCGGGAACGAAGCGCTGGGTCATTCGGCGTAAGGCCGAGGTGGTTGCCGCCGTTCGCGGTGGTTTGCTGTCGCTTGAAGAAGCGTGCAGCCGCTATACGCTGACCGTCGAAGAGTTTCTCTCTTGGCAGTATTCGATCGATCAGCACGGCTTGGCTGGCCTGCGCACGACGCGAATCCAACACTACCGTCAGTAGGATTAGCGTAACGATTGTTACCTAGTCGTTAACGAAGCGCCGGTCACCGCCGGCGCTTTTTACTTTTGCGGCGTACCGGTGGGGCAGGTTCGGCCTCTGGCGTGCGCGACATTGCGCGATAGTCGCGCGAGCAAACGCCGCCGACGCCATTGATCGTCGCCAAGCACTGTTGAAACGTGCTGAACCCGCAATTGTAAATGTACGGCTCGTAGTGCGCGCACCATTGCGCCCGCGCGTCATTGGGCGACGTCATCAGCAGCGGCAGCGCGAGCAGCGCGGCAAATTTCAGCTTCATCTCACCTCCCGATCGGCGGCTTCGGACTGACGTTGTTGATGCGCGCAACATGCTCGCGGATCTCCGGCATGATCTGCGGGAGGAGAGCGCGGACTTGCGCTCGCGTCATCCCGGGCTCGACACGCTGGTGATAGAGAATGTTCAAAATATACTGATCGTAGACGCCGAAGAATCCCATCTGCACGTTGTCGTTAAACATCGTCCACGGCACCGACGAGTCGTCGCGGATCGGCCCGAGCGCCTGCAGCAATTCCTCATAGGCGCAATCGTAGAAGATGAAGTCGCCCGCATCCGACACCAGGATCACGTCCGAATTCGTGATGCGGAAGAGATCGTCCTTGCGGAAACCAGATAGACACTGCGGTTCGAGCGAGCGCACGATCTTGCGGCCGCGCGGGCCGTAAAGCTTCATCACGGTCTTGGCGAGATCGCGATCGCGTACGAGGCGCACGATGAAGTTCGCGTTCTCGCGCCGCTCCGTGATCGCGATGTCGATGTTGGCGATGCGCGCCTGAATGTCGGCGACGACTTTCGCAACCTCTTCGGTGCGATCCGGCTTCGCGTTGTTCTCGACGAAGATGCGTACCGGTTTCACATATTTCCGGATGCGATCGACCGGCCCGCCGAAGCCCATCTCGGCGCCGAATGCGACTTTGAAGAAGCCGTTAGCGATCTCGGCGTCCGAAAACGTCTTGCGCTCTTTCGCGCGGCGCGCGCTGATCTCGCGCACCTCCGC contains:
- a CDS encoding ATP-binding protein; translated protein: MSTTTTEQNAAARDAEARYRFLFDAIDEGFCVIEFFDGPHGPLSDYRHIEANAAYARHAGIPNVVGQNVREMVPGEADGWVELYGGVLRTGEPIRFQRELVATGRHLELSALRIEPPSLKQVAVLFQDITARKSAELALEKLNATLEDEVEKRSRDLLSAEEALRQAQKMEAVGQLTGGLAHDFNNLLAGISGNLELLLKRVSQGRVHEIERYAIAAQGAVRRATALTHRLLAFSRRQTLDPKLTDINRLVSGMGDLVRRTMGPGIEIEVVTAAGLWTTLVDANQLENALLNLCINARDAMPDGGKLTIETANRWLDERAARERDLPPGQYISLCVSDNGTGMTQETASRAFEPFFTTKPTGQGTGLGLSMIYGFVRQTGGTVRIYSEDGQGTMVCLYLPRKHGDPVTADEMMPAVIERSSSNAEHTVLVVDDEPTVRMMIVEVLEELGFAAIEAADGPAGLKILQSDTRIDLLITDVGLPGGINGRQMADAARVSRPDLTVLFITGYAENAVVGHGHLEPGMHVMTKPFPLDFLGARVQQLIKAANEAAQS
- a CDS encoding DUF992 domain-containing protein, whose amino-acid sequence is MRRFALLATTAAALLISAAGAQAQQPVQAGVLECRGGASIGFIIGSVTNLACVMRSPGLPDDFYVATVNKVGLDIGITEQTALAWAVFAPVNQLRPGDLSGQYAGIQGSASWGAGLGANVLVGGSNNTVALQPASIQGQVGLSIAAGLETLTLRPGR
- a CDS encoding class I SAM-dependent methyltransferase, whose product is MGADLDHKAVERAYARWAPVYDIVFNRIMDTGRRAAVAAAAKAGRRILDVGVGTGLELPYFGPNHEIVGVDLSEPMLRKAQERVASKQLKQVTGLCVMDAQRLAVADASFDAVIAPYVITTVPDPMGALDELARVVKPGGEIVLLNHISADSGPRASFERWLGRQTQHLGWRPEFPWERISSWYENRPHITLVERRTMPPLGLFALIRFSVGPKVTDAFKTAI
- the mnmA gene encoding tRNA 2-thiouridine(34) synthase MnmA, which produces MLNSLALKGRPEDTRVVVAMSGGVDSSVVAALLKAARYDVVGVTLQLYDHGEAVHRKGACCAGQDVHDARNVAARIGIPHYVLDYEQRFKESVIDRFADAYVAGETPVPCVACNQSVKFHDLLKTAQDLGADALATGHYVESRRQDDGSFALYRALESDRDQSYFLFATTPEQLGYTRFPLGGMTKAETRAIAREHGLDVADKPDSQDICFVPSGRYTDVIERLKPNAAAPGEIVDLEGRVLGQHRGIIHFTIGQRRGLGIASAEPLYVVKLDADARRVIVGPRAALRTRRMRLRDVNWIGNGTLDNALANGPLDVHVRVRSTRPPAPAWLMQSGNVIEVELADGEDGVSPGQACVFYDSADGRARVLGGGFIAQTSAAQVRERTSAAALSVP
- a CDS encoding DUF1153 domain-containing protein, with translation MNEAMRPRVKYVIGPDGSPLTIADLPAPGTKRWVIRRKAEVVAAVRGGLLSLEEACSRYTLTVEEFLSWQYSIDQHGLAGLRTTRIQHYRQ
- a CDS encoding DUF3551 domain-containing protein; this translates as MKLKFAALLALPLLMTSPNDARAQWCAHYEPYIYNCGFSTFQQCLATINGVGGVCSRDYRAMSRTPEAEPAPPVRRKSKKRRR
- a CDS encoding DUF2927 domain-containing protein yields the protein MRLSRLAALLVLVAFSLPLLPTAQAEVREISARRAKERKTFSDAEIANGFFKVAFGAEMGFGGPVDRIRKYVKPVRIFVENNAKPDRTEEVAKVVADIQARIANIDIAITERRENANFIVRLVRDRDLAKTVMKLYGPRGRKIVRSLEPQCLSGFRKDDLFRITNSDVILVSDAGDFIFYDCAYEELLQALGPIRDDSSVPWTMFNDNVQMGFFGVYDQYILNILYHQRVEPGMTRAQVRALLPQIMPEIREHVARINNVSPKPPIGR